The segment GTGCTCCAGGTCACAAGTGTCTGAGTCTGTGTATAAGGGCAGGTCCTTTCACTTCTCTCAATCACTAtagacatggggcagtggtggtctagcggttaaggaagccgcccccgtaatcagaaggttgccggttcgaatcccgatccaccaaggtgccactgagcaaagcaccgtccccacacactgctccctgggcgcctgtcatggctgcccactgctcaccaggggtgatgggttaaaagcagagaacacatttcgttgtgtgcaccgagtgctgtgctgtgtatcacaatgacaatcacttcactttcaatattatGATGTTCCTTACAATGATGCTCATGGTGAGTCTCAGCCCTGATTCTCCAGAGTCGCATGAAGAGACCACCTGAGGGatgggtcaccacagccaccaccactgtaacggctaaagcttcagggatcttcaaatggaccagtagcattataatggacatgcaataTACACCATGAAACTGGACTAAAACCAACTCTGCAATGTCCAGTATGTCCAAACAGACAGATACTCCATACTGCACTTTGGGCTTTTCCACCACTCCACCTGTTggaattgtttttcttttcttgggcaaatcatcaccaaccctgcactgacaccaattgcaggctctcgctatcctggaagggggtccctctctgtatctttccttttttttttctctttcctatagtttttcttagtggagtttttccttgtgtgcagaaggctAAAGTGTGAGGGTGTCAActgatatactgtatgtgattgtgggctatataagaaacaaacattgttgttgtgAGTCTAGAACATCAGAGCTTTCAGAGCCCTAGGACTCAACTCCGTCTCTATGTGTTTAAATCTCCTCTCTCTTTGCAGGGACTTCCTGCCCAGAGGTTCAGGAATAGTCACTCGAAGGCCCCTAGTGCTGCAGTTGGTCAGTGGCATCACAGGTAGATGCTTCATtaatatcatcatcatcctcctcctctcctctatagtataatataataatcaatGCTCGTAAATATTCTTAAAATATATATCCCCTCATATTTATCGTGAACCGTTATAAACACCAGATTTGGTCATTGCACGTTTTAATGGAAAGCTGCTGCGGCCACCAGATGGCAGCGTTTATCTCACCTTTGCCGTTTCCTGCTCTCCTGCTGGTTCTGTGCTGTAGAGTACGCCGAGTTCCTGCACTGCAAGGGGAAGAAGTTTGTAGACTTTGAGGAGGTGCGGAAGGAGATTGAAAGCGAAACAGACCGAGTCACCGGTGCTAATAAAGGAATCTCACCTGTACCCATCAATCTGCGAGTACATTCTCCACATGGTACCCACCCGACTTTCTCTTTCATattgctacatttacattacatttacagcatttatcacacgcccttatccagagcgacttacaatcagtagttacagggacagtccccccctggagacagtcagggttaagtgtcttgctcagggacacaatagaagtaagtgggatttgaacctgggttttctggttcatagacgagtgtgttacccactaggctactaccaccctagtaatTCTAGTAATTCTATACACTGATGCAATAACCACAGACATAGCTCTATGTCTCCTTTTTGTCCAGTACTCGACCTGACGCTGATCGACCTCCCTGGCATCACCAAAGTGCCAGTGGGAGACCAGCCTGCAGACATTGAGTACCAAATCAGAGACCTGATTATGCAGTTCATCTGCAGGGACACCTGCCTCATCCTGGCTGTGACCCCAGCTAACATAGACCTGTCCAATTCAGATGCCCTCAAACTTGCCAAAGATGTGGACCCACAAGGTGAGGTTTatacaaatgtattaataatcaGCCTTAATTACTCCTGGTATTTCTTCTGTATGTTTACTGAAGCAgtggtccccttgagcaaggtactgtcctcacacactgctccatggctgcccactgctcactaagggtgatggttaaatgcagagttatgccactgtgtgctgggtttcacaatgacaatcacttcacaaggGAAAACGAGCATCATTCGACTGATCTGCTGCATACAAACTTTTCATCTATTATCCCAGGACTTCGTACCATTGGCGTCATTACCAAGCTGGACCTGATGGACGAGGGCACCCATGCCAGAGACGTGCTGGAAAACAGGGTGTTACCCCTGCACAGAGGTACAGATCAGTGAATGAAGGCAGAATTTTTGTTGAAACGTGTGTCACCGCTTCTCGTGTGTAACGGAGAGCGCAGGGTTTCGCGCAGTGAAGTTACTGTAGTGAAAGTGCTGAACCGATGCCAACCCCAGCACAGCTCTCAGGCCTGCGGCTCCCAGGGCTAAAGCAGCGGCAGGTGCAGGGGCCTTCATGCTTCCTGTGCTGCTCTAATGCATTCGCCATGGAGGCCAACTTGCAGCACATGACGCCCACAGACACCCAACTCCATCCATCCCACCCTCCAGGCTACATAGGTGTGGTGAACCGCAGCCAGAGGGACATTGATGGGAAGAAGGACATAAAGGCAGCGCTGGTCGCAGAGGAAAAATTCTTCCGGTCCCACCCTGCCTACAGGAACATGGTGGGCCGGATAGGGACAGTGTATCTGCAGAAGCTGCTCAACCAGGTGAGCGTGTCAACACATTGCGTGGCATTTAGCTGCCGAACGGtaaataaggaaataaaaacGGCGACTGTGCTGTTTGTCACCCTGGTTTCCTAGCAACTAACAAACCACATCCGAGAAACACTCCCAGCGTTTCGCTGTAAACTGCAGAGCCAGCTGCTggggctgaagaaggaggcggAGGAATACCGAACGTACCGGCCAGATGACCCGTCGCACAAAAACAAAGCCATGCTGCAGTgagtgtccttgtgtgtgtgcagtacagCGGGAGCATAATGCACAATGTAATGCACACGTGTGCTGCAGGCTGGTGCACCACTTTGCGCTCGACTTTGAGAAGAAGATCGTGGGCTACGGAGAGCAGGTGGACACGTCCGAACTCTCAGGCGGAGCCAAAATTAACCAGATCTTCCATGAGCGCTTTCCCTTTGAGCTGGTTAAGGTCTGCCAGTGTCTGATCTTGCATGTACTTGGACTGTTCCTCAGTTCCGCTGTGACGCTGTGTTGCTTATGCAGATGGAGTGTGACGAGAAGGAGATGCGGAGGGAGATCAGCTACGCCATCAGGAACATCCATGGAATCAGGTTCATGTGTACACTGCGCTCCACCCATTCAACATAACTTAGACTCCACCAATGTTACTCAGTAGTGCCCTCTGCCTGGGTCCTGTGATCTTTTCAGGTCAGGCCTCTTCACCCCAGACATGGCTTTTGAGGCCATAGTTAAGAAGCAGATAGGAAAGCTGATGGGACCGTGTATGAAGTGTGTTGACATGGTCGTCCAGGAGCTCATTAGCATTGTTCACCAGTGCACAACTAAGGTACCAGCAAagaacacaatgcacacaatgaTGAATAGAACCGTACTGATCAGGTTAGCTGTTCTACCAGGACTGGGGGAACCTGTGTAGAACTGGGCTATTATTTTGTGATGTTTCTCTGCAGCTAGGGTCCTTTCCTAAACTGAGAGATGCGACTGAGAGGATCGTGAACTCGCACACTCAGGACCAGGCGAGTCAGTGCAGAGATGAGGTGAATCCTGGACGGAAGTTCTAAACGTCAAGTTGACCCTGGTCAAAAATGTagactgaatatattttttcccaACAGGTTTCCTTAATCATTGAGATGCAGTTGtcatacataaacacaaaccATGAAGACTTTATTGGATTTGCAAAGTGAGTTTTTCAGGTTTGCTCACGGGGTTACAATCTGTCTGGAGTGTTCTCTAGTATAAGGCTGTcttcagaaaaaacaaaacaaaaacaagaagtgTTTGCTTGCTAGGAAGGAACTAACTACCCGCTAACTAactatgttgtcataaggggaaaggttactcccctttctcatgctttgcttATCCAGAGAATttctcccctaaaacattatctccactgaccatcatggcttccaaacatgtgaagcattgcagttttttggtgattggatgtcaaaataagcacaaatgtgtttttagtcacgtgagcctctgaagaaccagtgggttaatttaattGCTCTGGAAAAAggcagacacaacttcctgtcagcGTCAAACATCGTGGTTGGTGTTGATGACAATTTCCGCAAAGTTCCGCACACTTccataggccactctcctcaaGCTTTATAGCCCTGCTGTGATGCTGAGCTGTGCAGGCTGTGGCTCCAGCTGAACCCaccatgacagagccccccctccttGGGCTACATCCACGGAGCCCTGGCAGAAACTCCAGCAGAGGCGGCAGGGTGCACGGCGGCAACAACAGGGCTCCGGCACTTCGCTAGTGGTCCACTCTGGCTGGCCCCCTGATGTCATCCATCATGGCGGCGGCTTCCACCCATCGGGTAACCTGCATAGAAGAATCAGGGCCGAACCTTCTGGGTACGTGCCGCCCCTGTTACTGTACAACTGTTACTCAGTTGACGCCTCCATGCCTAGCTCCTGCACGTCCAAGCTGGTGTCCCCAGCATCCCTCCCTGATACCACAGGGTTATCGTAAAAAACACTGCAGTGTCGTCGTCGTCCCCCCCCCTTTGGACAAAGGGGAATCTATGGGCCAGTTCACCTCGCCCTGGACCGGCTCTGTTACTAGGTTCTCAGGGACTTCCTCATGAGGATGAGGTGGGGTTGGGAGGGCAGGAGGCCGAACCCTCAAGCCTTCACCTGgtggttggtggtgtgtgtagggggggtGGCATCAGCGGGCAGCTCCATCAGCATGCTCGTAGATGGTGGGAGGCGGGTGCGTGGAGCTGGTATCAGTGGCTGCATTCTCCCAGTCCACCTGGGCATTGGTGAGGATACCGCAGCGGTCCATGCTGTTCAGGCACATACTGAAGAAAGGGATTATTAGTAATAGCAAAGGAAAACTGCACAAAGGCCAAAACAAAGGGAGTAAACCCGTAGGCATGTGGTGATTGCGATCAGAGTCCACGTTGGTCTGTTGCCAAACAGTTTCTTACAATAGGGTCCTAACCATGGAGTCCTAATCAACAGCAcctgtccatgattagagccctgctgtcaagctgattggtgcaggctgtggccccagctgcacccagccatgacaCAATTTTAGTTACATCCAGTTCAATTTATTCAGCTcttcgtccaggcaatggtcatctctactattcgactattgtaactctctcctggatggagcctctgcagtcaccataaaaccactccagatggtccaaaatgtggcagcctgcctcatcttcaatcagccgaaacacacccatgtcacgcctcttctcacctttctccactggctcccggtagctgctcgcattgagttcaaatccttgatgcttgcctatagtgctgtaaatggaagtgcaccctcttatatcaacacactactagctagctacactcctgcacaccctCACTGAAAATTCCCTCATCATGGGGTCtacgatcccaatcaactctattctcctttgttgtccctggctggtggaacaacttaccctgctccattcgactagccgagactactaccacctttaggaagcagttgaaaacccacttgtttaaaaagtatttcaggcgagtctaacac is part of the Denticeps clupeoides chromosome 19, fDenClu1.1, whole genome shotgun sequence genome and harbors:
- the dnm3a gene encoding dynamin 3a isoform X2 codes for the protein MGNQGMEELIPLVSRLQEAFSAVGQSCSLDLPQIAVVGAQSSGKSSVLENFVGRDFLPRGSGIVTRRPLVLQLVSGITEYAEFLHCKGKKFVDFEEVRKEIESETDRVTGANKGISPVPINLRVHSPHVLDLTLIDLPGITKVPVGDQPADIEYQIRDLIMQFICRDTCLILAVTPANIDLSNSDALKLAKDVDPQGLRTIGVITKLDLMDEGTHARDVLENRVLPLHRGYIGVVNRSQRDIDGKKDIKAALVAEEKFFRSHPAYRNMVGRIGTVYLQKLLNQQLTNHIRETLPAFRCKLQSQLLGLKKEAEEYRTYRPDDPSHKNKAMLQLVHHFALDFEKKIVGYGEQVDTSELSGGAKINQIFHERFPFELVKMECDEKEMRREISYAIRNIHGIRSGLFTPDMAFEAIVKKQIGKLMGPCMKCVDMVVQELISIVHQCTTKLGSFPKLRDATERIVNSHTQDQASQCRDEVSLIIEMQLSYINTNHEDFIGFANAQQKNSQKNNKIPSGTQGPVFLHHSQIVIHKGWLTINNISIIKGGARKYWFVLNTESMSWFKDDEEKEKKFMLPLDNLKVRDMEKTFMSTKHVFAIFNTEQRNVYKDYRHLELSCDTQEEADSWKASLLRAGVYPEEKDEDGQSENSNSMDPQLERQVETIRNLVDSYLNIVYKCIRDLLPKTIMHFIINSLKDFIHSELPAQLYSTEDHMTLMDEFPEQAQRREEVLRVHAALKEALAIITDISTSSTSIPLPRLEDGVRQRARHGPRRRSSSPSGPGAPSRAPAPSAPASPVPKSSGPSRSLTSSRPNRAAPTIPRLGTEIHDC
- the dnm3a gene encoding dynamin 3a isoform X1, with protein sequence MGNQGMEELIPLVSRLQEAFSAVGQSCSLDLPQIAVVGAQSSGKSSVLENFVGRDFLPRGSGIVTRRPLVLQLVSGITEYAEFLHCKGKKFVDFEEVRKEIESETDRVTGANKGISPVPINLRVHSPHVLDLTLIDLPGITKVPVGDQPADIEYQIRDLIMQFICRDTCLILAVTPANIDLSNSDALKLAKDVDPQGLRTIGVITKLDLMDEGTHARDVLENRVLPLHRGYIGVVNRSQRDIDGKKDIKAALVAEEKFFRSHPAYRNMVGRIGTVYLQKLLNQQLTNHIRETLPAFRCKLQSQLLGLKKEAEEYRTYRPDDPSHKNKAMLQLVHHFALDFEKKIVGYGEQVDTSELSGGAKINQIFHERFPFELVKMECDEKEMRREISYAIRNIHGIRSGLFTPDMAFEAIVKKQIGKLMGPCMKCVDMVVQELISIVHQCTTKLGSFPKLRDATERIVNSHTQDQASQCRDEVSLIIEMQLSYINTNHEDFIGFANAQQKNSQKNNKIPSGTQGPVFLHHSQIVIHKGWLTINNISIIKGGARKYWFVLNTESMSWFKDDEEKEKKFMLPLDNLKVRDMEKTFMSTKHVFAIFNTEQRNVYKDYRHLELSCDTQEEADSWKASLLRAGVYPEEKDEDGQSENSNSMDPQLERQVETIRNLVDSYLNIVYKCIRDLLPKTIMHFIINSLKDFIHSELPAQLYSTEDHMTLMDEFPEQAQRREEVLRVHAALKEALAIITDISTSSTSIPLPRLEDGVRQRARHGPRRRSSSPSGPGAPSRAPAPSAPASPVPKSSGPSRSLTSSRPNRAAPTIPRRQPPAVPSQSAP
- the dnm3a gene encoding dynamin 3a isoform X3 encodes the protein MGNQGMEELIPLVSRLQEAFSAVGQSCSLDLPQIAVVGAQSSGKSSVLENFVGRDFLPRGSGIVTRRPLVLQLVSGITEYAEFLHCKGKKFVDFEEVRKEIESETDRVTGANKGISPVPINLRVHSPHVLDLTLIDLPGITKVPVGDQPADIEYQIRDLIMQFICRDTCLILAVTPANIDLSNSDALKLAKDVDPQGLRTIGVITKLDLMDEGTHARDVLENRVLPLHRGYIGVVNRSQRDIDGKKDIKAALVAEEKFFRSHPAYRNMVGRIGTVYLQKLLNQQLTNHIRETLPAFRCKLQSQLLGLKKEAEEYRTYRPDDPSHKNKAMLQLVHHFALDFEKKIVGYGEQVDTSELSGGAKINQIFHERFPFELVKMECDEKEMRREISYAIRNIHGIRSGLFTPDMAFEAIVKKQIGKLMGPCMKCVDMVVQELISIVHQCTTKLGSFPKLRDATERIVNSHTQDQASQCRDEVSLIIEMQLSYINTNHEDFIGFANAQQKNSQKNNKIPSGTQVIHKGWLTINNISIIKGGARKYWFVLNTESMSWFKDDEEKEKKFMLPLDNLKVRDMEKTFMSTKHVFAIFNTEQRNVYKDYRHLELSCDTQEEADSWKASLLRAGVYPEEKDEDGQSENSNSMDPQLERQVETIRNLVDSYLNIVYKCIRDLLPKTIMHFIINSLKDFIHSELPAQLYSTEDHMTLMDEFPEQAQRREEVLRVHAALKEALAIITDISTSSTSIPLPRLEDGVRQRARHGPRRRSSSPSGPGAPSRAPAPSAPASPVPKSSGPSRSLTSSRPNRAAPTIPRRQPPAVPSQSAP